The Candidatus Methylomirabilis limnetica sequence CAGGAGTATCTGCACAATGACGCTGGCGAACGAGGGGCCGACATGGGCTGAGGCGTGCCCCTCTACACCCTCCAGTTTTTGATGAATCTCATGGGTGCTCTTCCCCAGCAAAAACAGGCCGCCGAGAATGAGGATGATGTCGCGCCCGGCTATCTCATACTTGAACACCGAGAATAGCGGTTCGGTGAGGCTGATGACCCATGAGAGCGAGAGCAGAAGCAGAACGCGCGAGACGATTGCCAGTCCCAGGCCGATGGTGCGTGCCCGGTCTTGCTGATGGGTAGGAAGTTTTCCGGCCAGAATCGAAATGAAGATAACGTTGTCAACGCCGAGAACGAGTTCAAGCACGACGAGCGTGATAAATGCGATCCATGTTTGGGGGTCAGCCAACCAATCCATATGTGAATTCTCCGTAACTACTCAGGTAGATAGACTGTAGTCTTTTAGACTGTAGGAACGCGCACAGATGAACCAGGCGTTTTCTGAATGCAACGCAAACATGATGGAGACCGAAAAGGTTCTGGGCGCCTTGATTCGGTCCATGCGCAGAGAGTAACAGCCTTCAGCCTAAACACCTGAGTAGTCACTATAATCCTACCCTCTGATCGGGTCAAGGACTCATCTGGCATCTCTTTTGCTCTGGCGCTTTTGAGCCGCCGACCGTATACTACAGGTTCATTCTATGGTAACTAAAAGGCAGATAGACTGAAACCCTTCGTCTCGGCGCCCCCGAAGAGGCTTTGAGCCATGAACCAGATTGCTGCTTCCCAGCTTAGCGGCTTGACCGGCCTCAAAGTGGTCTCCTTTGAAAGTCGCCTGGCTGGTGCCATGGCTGACCTGATCAGCCGCCAAGGCGGGACTCCTATCTCCGCGCCGGCTGTCCGAGAGGTTCCGCTCGCGGAAAACCCGGAAGCGTTAAAATTCGCGAGAGAGTTATTGGCCGGTCGGATCGACATGATCGTGCTGTTGACCGGCGTTGGCATCCGCGCCCTACTTACCGCAATTGAAGGCGCCTACCCACGCGCAGAGATCCTTGCCGCGTTGAGCCGAATCCCGACCATTGTCCGCGGTTCAAAATCGCAGACGGTGCTGCGCGATCTGGGCGTCCCGATTACGGTGGCTGTCCCGGAACCGAACACCTGGCGTGAAATTCTGAGCGCTATCGACGACGCAGCGATCCCCCTGCAAGGTCGGCGGGTGGCGGTACAGGAGTACGGACGGAGCAACCCGGAGCTGGTTGCCGGGCTCGCGGCGCGAGGGGCCTCCGTGATGCGGGTCTCCGTCTACCGATGGGCATTGCCAGAGGACTGTGGCCCTCTTCGGCGCGCAATCAAGGCCATCACCGAGCGGGAGGTCGATCTGGTCCTCTTTACCACCGCAGTGCAGGTGGATCATCTGCTGCAGGTCGCAGCGGAATCCGGGTTGGAGGAGTCGCTGCGGGCAGGACTCCAGGACGCGGTCGTCGCGTCAATTGGCCCCACCTGCAGCAGAGCCATGCGCGAGCATGGCCTGGTTGTGGACCTGGAGCCGGAGCATCCGAAGATGGGGCCCCTGATCCTCACTGTCGCACGCCATGCACACGTACTGCGACGGATCAAGCGAGCAAGGGTGGTGCGGGGTACGGGGTGCCTGCCTGCGCCGTGCGAAGTGCGGCAGGCAGGCGAGGTGCGGGAGGACCGATCTGCGGAACTGCTGCAAGAGAGTGCCTTCCTGAAAGCCTGCCGCCTGGAGCCAACGCCCTATACGCCGATCTGGATCATGCGGCAGGCCGGGCGCTACCTGCCGGAGTACCGTGAGATCCGCGGCAAGCTCTCGTTTCTGGAGCTGTGTCACCGGCCGGATCTGGCGGCTGAGGTCGCGGTGACGGCCGTTGAACGCCTTGGGGTGGATGCCGCGATCATCTTCGGGGACATCTTGCTGGTGGTGGAACCGATGGGGGTCGGCCTCGAGTTTACGAAGGGCGATGGCCCGGTCATCCACGACCCGGTGAGATCCGGGGCTGACCTGAAAAGACTACAGCCGGTCGATGTGCAGGAATCGCTGTCGTTCCTCTTCGAAGCGGTGCGCCTGGCGCGGGCGGCCCTTCCGCCTAATATTCCCCTCATCGGGTTCGCCGGGGCGCCGTTTACCCTGGCCTCGTACCTGGTTGAGGGTCGCGGGTCGCGTCAGTATCAACACACCAAATCACTCATGTACCGCGACCCGGGGGCTTGGCATGCTCTGATGGAACGGCTGTCGGATGTCGTATCCGGCTACCTGAACGGCCAGATCGCCGCGGGGGCCCAGGTGGCGCAATTGTTCGATAGCTGGGTCGGCTGTCTCAGCCCGGATGACTACCGCGAGTTTGTCCTGCCCCACACGAAACGCGTCATCGCGAATCTGACGCCGGGCGTACCGGTCATTCACTTTGGGACCGATACGGCCACGCTGCTCCCACTGATACGGGAGGCGGGCGGGAATGTTATCGGGCTGGATTGGCGCGTTGATCTGGACGAGGCGTGGGCGCGTCTCGGGCATGAGGTCGGGGTGCAAGGCAACCTGGACCCGATGGTGCTCCTTGCCGAGCCCGATGAGATTCGCCGCCAGGCCGGACGGATTCTTGAGCGTGCCGCGAAACGTCCGGGCCATATCTTCAACCTCGGTCATGGGGTGTTGCCACAAACCCCCGTGGACCACTTGCGCGCGCTCATCGACTATGTTCACGAAGAGACGGCGAGATGACGTGGCTCCACCATTCGACGCCGTCCTGATGATCGCCTTTGGAGGCCCTACAAAGCCTGATGAGGTCCGTCCATTTCTGAGCAATGTACTTCGGGGCGTACCGGTGCCACCGGGACGCCTGGAAGAGGTCGCTCGGCACTACGACCAGCTTGGCGGTAGGTCGCCGATAACCGATCTGACCTTCCAGCAGGCAAAGAGCCTGGCGGCTCTGCTAGAGCGGGAGGGGCCGAGACTTCCCGTGTACGTCGGGATGCGATACTGGCACCCCATGACCAGCGAGACGGTCGAACAGATGGTCCACGATAACGTGAAGCGCGCTGTCGGGCTCATCATGGCCCCGCACGATTCCGGGGCAGCGAGCTGGGAGAAATCGGTGGGGACGGTCACCGACGCACTGATAGCTGCAGGGCCCAGGGCGCCACACGTAGACTTCGCCCAGCCCTGCTACAATCACCCGGATTTTATCGCGGCCGTGGCCGAGCAGATCCGCCTGCAACTGCAAGAGACTCCGCCCGATCTCCGTTCCCCGCTTAAAGCATGCGGGGACAGGCGCAGCACATGGCTGCTCTTCACGGCCCATAGTATTCCAACCTCCATGGCCGCATCATCGCCATACGTTCAGCAGTTACATGAATCGTGCCGACTCGTGGCGGCAGCCTTGGGGCACCCGGACTGGTCACTCGCCTACCAGAGCCGCAGCGGCGATCCACGGCAGCCGTGGCTTACGCCTGATGTGAGCGATGTCCTGCGGAAGCTCAAGGCCGAAGGGTGCAGATCGGTGGTACTGGCCCCCATAGGATTTGTGTGCGATAACGTCGAGGTGCTGTTCGATCTGGACGTAGAAGCGAAGGCGGAGGCTGATGTGCTGGGGCTCGATCTCAAGCGGGCCAACGCGGTGAACGATCATCCGCTCTACATCCGGGCGCTGGCAGATCTGGTACGGCGGCGCGTGAACCAGAGCTAGATGACCCTTTTCGAGTACGGATCATACGTTTTGGACAGCAGGGGGTGGGAATAGAGCCGGGTAACAACCTAAAGCGTATCGTCGTGGTCGGGGGCGGCATCGCGGGCCTCGCCGCTGCATACCGGCTACAGGAGCGGCACAGCAGCGAACTGGCGCCCTGCGAGGTGATGCTCCTCGAGGCAGGCTCGCGCCCCGGTGGCGTGATCGGCACAACGTGTCGGGACGGCTTCATCCTTGAATCGGGACCGGATACCTTATTCACTGACAAGCCGTGGGCGGTAGACCTCATCAGGCGCCTCGACCTGAGCGATCGGATCATCGGGACCAGCGAGATCCATCGCCGGACGTTCGTCGCCATGGGCAAAACGCTTCATCCTCTGCCTGAAGGGTTCACCTTGCTGGCGCCAACGCGAATCTGGCCGTTTTTGCGATCGGGGCTGCTCACCTGGCGCGGCAAAGCGAGAATGGCCTTAGACCTGGTCTTACCCCGTGGGCAGCCAAGTCCCGATGAAAGTCTTGCGTCGTTCGTTCGACGTCGTCTGGGAGCGGAAGCGCTCGAACGGCTGGCTCAGCCGATGATTGGAGGCATCTACTCGGCAGACCCGGAACGGTTGAGTCTACAGGCCACCTTCCCGCAGTTTCTGCAAATGGAAGCACAGCATCGCAGCCTCATCCTTGCCCTGCGACGGAAACGGTTGAGCGCCTCTGGCAAAACTCGCACCAAATCCGACAGCGGCCCGCGGTATAGTCTGTTTGCCACGCTGGACAATGGGCTGCAAGCGCTTGTCGATGCCTTGGTGAGGCGGTTACCGGCAGGCACGGTACGGCTTGGCTGCCCGGTCGCCGGGATCGCGCGGAGGGAGAAAGGCTGGACCATACGGCTGAAGGACGGCACTAACATCGAGGCTGATGGGGTCATTCTCGCCGTCCCCGCCTTCCAGACCGCCGTACTAACGCATGACCTTGACGGCGACCTCGCTCGAGAGCTGGAGGCCATCCCCTACGCCTCCTCGGTCACGATCAGCCTCGCCTATCGGAAGGATGCGATTCCCCATCCGCTCGATGGTTTTGGATTTGTTGTGCCGGCCTGCGAGGGGCGCACCATCATCGCCTGCTCTTTTAGTAGCGTGAAGTTCGCCAATCGCGCGCCTGCCGGCCACGCCCTGCTGCGCACCTTCGCGGGCGGGGCACTCCAGCCCGAACCATTCGAATGGGATGATGAGCGGCTGCTTACTGCGGTTCGCCACGACCTGAAGGAGCTCCTGGGGATTGAAACTGCTCCGTTGTGGAGTCATCTGGTACGGCACCCTCAGTCGATGCCACAGTACCATGTGGGGCACCTGGCTCGGCTGGCAACGCTCGAACGCCAGCTTCGCCGGTGGCCAACCCTCAAACTGGCCGGCAACGCGTACCGCGGCGTCGGCGTCCCCGACGCGATTCGTAGCGGCGAAGCGGCTGCTGATGCCCTGCTGGCAGAGTTGACCCCGGCGCAGGGAGAAGGATATGCCGGGACGATGCTGACCGAGCCATCCGGTGCTTGTGCCGCAGGAGATTCTCTCCTATAATCCTGTACCCGGAGGCTGAAACCGAAGATGCTGATCGATCCAGTGTGTGATTCCGCCGCGAGCGCGAAAAGGAGATCGTCTATGCAAGCAAGGAAGGTCGTTATCATGTGCGGGTTCATGGCCGCTCTAATCTTCAGTGCGGGTTGTGCGACCACGATGTCAAAGGTCGCCTACATTGTCTCAGAAGACCAGGGAACTAGCTCGGTCCTGGTTCAGAACGCAGATGGTAGCAGACCCGTACGCGTCCCGGGCTTGTCCGGGGCAATCTCGGAGATCGCCATGTCACCCAGCGGCCAGCGGCTGGCCTATGTGACTGGCGGGACCACCACCGGCCTCGATCAGGTGTTCGTCGCCGATCTAGATGAAAACAATAACATCGTAGGGGTCAGGCGCAACTTCTCGGATGAACTGTCAACCGCGAGAAGCTTCTCGCCGAAGTTCCTCGACGACAATCGCCTCCTCTTTCTTTCGGAAAGCCAGGGTGACCGGATCCTGGTCCTGGTGGATTTGCTCACCGGAGGCAAGCAAAAGATCTCCGGAGTCAGCGGATCGATCGACACCGTGATCCGGTACAACATTAAGGGCAAAGACGCCCTCTTCTTTGGGCTGAACAAGGAGATGCGACGGTATGACCTCCCGGCCGGGCCGCTTCGGTCGGTTGTAGCTAACACGGGGAGCGTCTCCGAACTAGCCTACGAGAAGATGGGGATTTTTGAGAATACCCTCGTGTTTAGCACCCAGGTAACCCCTAAGGAACGAGCCTTCTCGCACATGCGTCTGGATGGAACAGGACTCAAGTCTGTGGCTGAGGCCCCCATTGAACTGATCTTTCCGATCATCAGGCTGGTACTGGAACCGGCGTCGCGGGCCCAGCGGT is a genomic window containing:
- a CDS encoding TerC family protein, with the translated sequence MDWLADPQTWIAFITLVVLELVLGVDNVIFISILAGKLPTHQQDRARTIGLGLAIVSRVLLLLSLSWVISLTEPLFSVFKYEIAGRDIILILGGLFLLGKSTHEIHQKLEGVEGHASAHVGPSFASVIVQILLLDVIFSLDSVITAVGMVDQLAIMIAAVIIAAGVMIVSARQISGFVDRHPTIKMLALSFLLLIGFTLIVEGLHQHIPKGYIYFAMAFSIVVELFNLRLRKVRAEPVKLHEAYVDEADN
- the hemE gene encoding uroporphyrinogen decarboxylase → MNQIAASQLSGLTGLKVVSFESRLAGAMADLISRQGGTPISAPAVREVPLAENPEALKFARELLAGRIDMIVLLTGVGIRALLTAIEGAYPRAEILAALSRIPTIVRGSKSQTVLRDLGVPITVAVPEPNTWREILSAIDDAAIPLQGRRVAVQEYGRSNPELVAGLAARGASVMRVSVYRWALPEDCGPLRRAIKAITEREVDLVLFTTAVQVDHLLQVAAESGLEESLRAGLQDAVVASIGPTCSRAMREHGLVVDLEPEHPKMGPLILTVARHAHVLRRIKRARVVRGTGCLPAPCEVRQAGEVREDRSAELLQESAFLKACRLEPTPYTPIWIMRQAGRYLPEYREIRGKLSFLELCHRPDLAAEVAVTAVERLGVDAAIIFGDILLVVEPMGVGLEFTKGDGPVIHDPVRSGADLKRLQPVDVQESLSFLFEAVRLARAALPPNIPLIGFAGAPFTLASYLVEGRGSRQYQHTKSLMYRDPGAWHALMERLSDVVSGYLNGQIAAGAQVAQLFDSWVGCLSPDDYREFVLPHTKRVIANLTPGVPVIHFGTDTATLLPLIREAGGNVIGLDWRVDLDEAWARLGHEVGVQGNLDPMVLLAEPDEIRRQAGRILERAAKRPGHIFNLGHGVLPQTPVDHLRALIDYVHEETAR
- the hemH gene encoding ferrochelatase → MAPPFDAVLMIAFGGPTKPDEVRPFLSNVLRGVPVPPGRLEEVARHYDQLGGRSPITDLTFQQAKSLAALLEREGPRLPVYVGMRYWHPMTSETVEQMVHDNVKRAVGLIMAPHDSGAASWEKSVGTVTDALIAAGPRAPHVDFAQPCYNHPDFIAAVAEQIRLQLQETPPDLRSPLKACGDRRSTWLLFTAHSIPTSMAASSPYVQQLHESCRLVAAALGHPDWSLAYQSRSGDPRQPWLTPDVSDVLRKLKAEGCRSVVLAPIGFVCDNVEVLFDLDVEAKAEADVLGLDLKRANAVNDHPLYIRALADLVRRRVNQS
- the hemG gene encoding protoporphyrinogen oxidase, with the translated sequence MGIEPGNNLKRIVVVGGGIAGLAAAYRLQERHSSELAPCEVMLLEAGSRPGGVIGTTCRDGFILESGPDTLFTDKPWAVDLIRRLDLSDRIIGTSEIHRRTFVAMGKTLHPLPEGFTLLAPTRIWPFLRSGLLTWRGKARMALDLVLPRGQPSPDESLASFVRRRLGAEALERLAQPMIGGIYSADPERLSLQATFPQFLQMEAQHRSLILALRRKRLSASGKTRTKSDSGPRYSLFATLDNGLQALVDALVRRLPAGTVRLGCPVAGIARREKGWTIRLKDGTNIEADGVILAVPAFQTAVLTHDLDGDLARELEAIPYASSVTISLAYRKDAIPHPLDGFGFVVPACEGRTIIACSFSSVKFANRAPAGHALLRTFAGGALQPEPFEWDDERLLTAVRHDLKELLGIETAPLWSHLVRHPQSMPQYHVGHLARLATLERQLRRWPTLKLAGNAYRGVGVPDAIRSGEAAADALLAELTPAQGEGYAGTMLTEPSGACAAGDSLL
- a CDS encoding TolB family protein codes for the protein MQARKVVIMCGFMAALIFSAGCATTMSKVAYIVSEDQGTSSVLVQNADGSRPVRVPGLSGAISEIAMSPSGQRLAYVTGGTTTGLDQVFVADLDENNNIVGVRRNFSDELSTARSFSPKFLDDNRLLFLSESQGDRILVLVDLLTGGKQKISGVSGSIDTVIRYNIKGKDALFFGLNKEMRRYDLPAGPLRSVVANTGSVSELAYEKMGIFENTLVFSTQVTPKERAFSHMRLDGTGLKSVAEAPIELIFPIIRLVLEPASRAQRFSLFDFTMVTRPEDETDLITLEGYEITAQKVTERHLFWVVRDLRNPDMVRAVYAAKGLEDLRTGAHGRSVYLASTGDLLVWYDPTNKKIWGVPLNQIGGNPVDLSAGVARVANRPFSVSANNIGVVTEDGKLYLLSTNRTSPPRLLGQGIHVGITRP